In Motacilla alba alba isolate MOTALB_02 chromosome 23, Motacilla_alba_V1.0_pri, whole genome shotgun sequence, the following are encoded in one genomic region:
- the ZDHHC18 gene encoding palmitoyltransferase ZDHHC18 isoform X2 has protein sequence MKDCEYRQIPPGAAATPGPGGSAGAAAPRAGAARRPRRKWEVFPGRNRFFCGGRLMLARHSGVFALTLGLILATSGLFFAFDCPFLASHLTLAIPIIAAVLFFFVISCLLQTSFRDPGILPRATPSEAADLEKRIDSMGSSTYRPPARTMEVVINKYVVKLKYCYTCKMFRPPRTSHCGVCDNCVERFDHHCPWVGNCVGKRNYRYFYAFILSLSFLTAFIFACVVTHLTLRSQRDGFLATLKTTPASVLELVICFFSVWSILGLSGFHTYLVASNLTTNEDIKGSWSNKRGSEFANPYSHKSILTNCCAVLCGPFYPSLIDRRGFIQPDVGTPSSPKSEIPSLGAKTDTSMVGGIP, from the exons ATGAAGGACTGCGAGTACCGGCAGATCccgcccggggcggcggcgaCCCCGGGCCCGGGCGGGtcggcgggcgcggcggccccgcgggccGGAGCGGCGCGGCGGCCCCGCAGGAAGTGGGAGGTGTTCCCGGGCCGCAACCGCTTCTTCTGCGGCGGCCGCCTCATGCTGGCGCGGCACAGCGGCGTCTTCGCCCTCACGCTCGGCCTCATCCTGGCCACCAGCGGCCTCTTCTTCGCCTTCGA CTGTCCCTTCCTTGCCAGTCACCTGACCCTGGCCATCCCCATCATCGCTGCCGTCCTCTTCTTCTTTGTCatcagctgcctgctccagacGAGCTTCAGAGACCCAGGAATcctgcccagagccaccccCAGCGAGGCTGCAGACCTGGAGAAGCGAATTG ACAGCATGGGCAGCTCCACGTACCGTCCCCCAGCCCGCACCATGGAGGTGGTGATCAACAAGTACGTGGTGAAGCTCAAGTACTGCTACACCTGCAAGATGTTCCGGCCGCCGCGCACCTCCCACTGCGGCGTCTGCGACAACTGCGTGG AGAGATTCGATCACCACTGCCCCTGGGTGGGCAACTGCGTGGGCAAGCGCAACTACCGCTACTTCTACGCCttcatcctgtccctgtccttcctcACCGCCTTCATCTTCGCCTGCGTCGTCACCCACCTCACCCTGC gCTCTCAGAGGGACGGGTTCCTGGCCACTCTGAAGACAACCCCTGCGAG tgtgctggagctggtgatttgttttttctcagtctGGTCCATTCTGGGCCTCTCAGGTTTTCACACTTACTTAGTCGCCTCCAACCTGACGACGAACGAAGAT ATCAAAGGGTCCTGGTCGAACAAGAGGGGCTCGGAGTTTGCCAATCCCTACAGCCATAAAAGCATCCTCACAaactgctgtgcagtgctgtgtgggCCGTTCTATCCCAG TTTGATAGACAGAAGAGGATTTATCCAGCCAGATGTTGGGACCCCGTCCAGTCCCAAGAGTGAAATCCCTTCCCTTGGAGCCAAAACTGACACCAGCATGGTAGGAGGCATCCCCTAG
- the PIGV gene encoding GPI mannosyltransferase 2 isoform X1 — MELWSRADPQLREVVWFSLRCRALALLLQAVFNLLILEPSLVLQAVFNPLILEPCLVLQAVFNPLIPEPSLVLQAVFNLLILEPCLVLQAVFNPLILEPSLVLQAVFNLLILEPSLVLQAVFNLLIPDHAADAFSPPRPGPRSCWDVLVERLLGGLGRWDAEHFLFIAERGYLLEHNCAFLPLFPLGLRLLAALLPWPEQLQPRGRLLLAAALLNALLAALAAAALLVLGRAVLRRPRQAFLAALLFSVSPAGVFLAAAYSESAFALLAFGAMWQLEKGRSGLSGLLFALAAGARANGLVNAGFLLYWRARRSALQLQGRAASPRRPCQAWRQALGLASSAALMCAGVSLPFALFQYYAYLRFCEPGAAPGQPVPEPLLQMARDKGYRVAGVGADKPPWCSQRFPLVYSYIQDAYWNVGFLRYFELRQIPNFLLALPVTLLCSWAAWTYASTNPRHCLTLGLERSKSEERGKARDGFCGPAVFVYVVHSTALLAFGFFCMHVQVLTRFLGSSSPILYWFSAHLLLEHEPLLWSTGTDNPTSGKRPLGGSHSSCGKGTSDNPVVRLLLNWRSITPLSKSILGFFLGYWLLGLILHCNFLPWT, encoded by the exons atggagctgtggagCCGGGCAGACCCCCAGCTCCGAGAGGTCGTGTGGTTCTCCCTGCGCTGCCGGGCCCtggcgctgctgctgcag GCCGTGTTTAACCTGCTGATCCTGGAGCCATCTCTTGTTTTGCAGGCCGTGTTTAACCCGCTGATCCTGGAGCCCTGTCTTGTTTTGCAGGCCGTGTTTAACCCACTGATCCCAGAGCCCTCTCTTGTTTTGCAGGCCGTGTTTAACCTGCTGATCCTGGAGCCCTGTCTTGTTTTGCAGGCCGTGTTTAACCCGCTGATCCTGGAGCCCTCTCTTGTTTTGCAGGCCGTGTTTAACCTGCTGATCCTGGAGCCCTCTCTTGTTTTGCAGGCCGTGTTTAACCTGCTGATCCCGGACCACGCTGCCGATGCCTTCTCCCCGCCGCGGCCGGGCCCGCGGAGCTGCTGGGACGTGCTGGTGGAGCGGCTGCTGGGCGGGCTGGGCCGCTGGGACGCCGAGCATTTCCTCTTCATCGCCGAGCGCGGCTACCTGCTGGAGCACAACTGCGCCTTCCTGCCGCTCTTCCCGCTGGGGCTGCGGCTGCTGGCCGCGCTGCTGCCGTGGccggagcagctgcagccccgcgGCCGGCTGCTGCTGGCGGCCGCGCTGCTGAACGCGCTGCTGGCGGCTCTGGCGGCCGCGGCCCTGCTGGTCCTGGGCCGGGCGGTGCTGCGCCGGCCGCGCCAGGCCTTCCTGGCCGCGCTGCTCTTCTCCGTCAGCCCGGCCGGCGTGTTCCTGGCCGCGGCCTACTCGGAGAGCGCCTTCGCGCTGCTGGCCTTCGGCGCCAtgtggcagctggagaaggggcgCAGCGGGCTCAGCGGGCTGCTCTTCGCCCTGGCCGCCGGGGCGCGGGCCAACGGGCTGGTCAACGCCGGCTTCTTGCTCTACTGGCGCGCCAGGCGCTCGgcgctgcagctgcaggggcgAGCGGCGTCCCCGAGGAGGCCGTGCCAGGCGTGGAGGCAGGCCCTCGGCCTGGCGTCCTCAGCAGCGCTGATGTGCGCCGGGGTCTCCCTGCCTTTTGCCTTGTTTCAGTACTATGCCTACCTGAGGTTCTGCGAGCCCGGCGCGGCTCCGGGCCAGCCCGTTCCCGAGCCGCTGCTGCAGATGGCGCGGGACAAGGGCTATCGTGTGGCGGGCGTGGGTGCGGATAAACCCCCCTGGTGCTCCCAGCGCTTCCCTCTGGTCTATTCCTATATCCAGGACGCTTACTGGAACGTGGGCTTTCTGAGGTACTTTGAGCTCAGACAGATCCCAAATTTCCTGCTTGCTCTGCCCGTCACCCTTCTGTGCTCATGGGCTGCCTGGACCTACGCCAGCACAAACCCCCGGCACTGCCTGACTCTTGGTCTAGAGAGGAGCAAGAGTGAAGAGAGGGGAAAGGCGAGGGATGGATTTTGTGGCCCTGCTGTCTTCGTGTACGTGGTCCACAGCACGGCCCTGCTGGCGTTCGGGTTCTTCTGCATGCACGTGCAG GTGCTGACCCGGTTCCTTGgctcctcctctcccatcctGTACTGGTTCTCAGCTCACCTGCTTTTGGAACACGAACCTTTACTCTGGAGCACAGGGACTGATAATCCAACCTCTGGGAAGCGTCCTCTGGGTGGATCTCACAGTTCCTGTGGGAAAGGGACCTCGGACAACCCCGTTGTGCGGCTGCTGCTGAACTGGCGATCGATTACCCCCCTCAGCAAGAGCATCCTGGGCTTCTTCCTGGGCtactggctgctggggctgatcCTGCACTGCAACTTCCTCCCGTGGACGTAg
- the PIGV gene encoding GPI mannosyltransferase 2 isoform X2, translating to MELWSRADPQLREVVWFSLRCRALALLLQAVFNLLIPDHAADAFSPPRPGPRSCWDVLVERLLGGLGRWDAEHFLFIAERGYLLEHNCAFLPLFPLGLRLLAALLPWPEQLQPRGRLLLAAALLNALLAALAAAALLVLGRAVLRRPRQAFLAALLFSVSPAGVFLAAAYSESAFALLAFGAMWQLEKGRSGLSGLLFALAAGARANGLVNAGFLLYWRARRSALQLQGRAASPRRPCQAWRQALGLASSAALMCAGVSLPFALFQYYAYLRFCEPGAAPGQPVPEPLLQMARDKGYRVAGVGADKPPWCSQRFPLVYSYIQDAYWNVGFLRYFELRQIPNFLLALPVTLLCSWAAWTYASTNPRHCLTLGLERSKSEERGKARDGFCGPAVFVYVVHSTALLAFGFFCMHVQVLTRFLGSSSPILYWFSAHLLLEHEPLLWSTGTDNPTSGKRPLGGSHSSCGKGTSDNPVVRLLLNWRSITPLSKSILGFFLGYWLLGLILHCNFLPWT from the exons atggagctgtggagCCGGGCAGACCCCCAGCTCCGAGAGGTCGTGTGGTTCTCCCTGCGCTGCCGGGCCCtggcgctgctgctgcag GCCGTGTTTAACCTGCTGATCCCGGACCACGCTGCCGATGCCTTCTCCCCGCCGCGGCCGGGCCCGCGGAGCTGCTGGGACGTGCTGGTGGAGCGGCTGCTGGGCGGGCTGGGCCGCTGGGACGCCGAGCATTTCCTCTTCATCGCCGAGCGCGGCTACCTGCTGGAGCACAACTGCGCCTTCCTGCCGCTCTTCCCGCTGGGGCTGCGGCTGCTGGCCGCGCTGCTGCCGTGGccggagcagctgcagccccgcgGCCGGCTGCTGCTGGCGGCCGCGCTGCTGAACGCGCTGCTGGCGGCTCTGGCGGCCGCGGCCCTGCTGGTCCTGGGCCGGGCGGTGCTGCGCCGGCCGCGCCAGGCCTTCCTGGCCGCGCTGCTCTTCTCCGTCAGCCCGGCCGGCGTGTTCCTGGCCGCGGCCTACTCGGAGAGCGCCTTCGCGCTGCTGGCCTTCGGCGCCAtgtggcagctggagaaggggcgCAGCGGGCTCAGCGGGCTGCTCTTCGCCCTGGCCGCCGGGGCGCGGGCCAACGGGCTGGTCAACGCCGGCTTCTTGCTCTACTGGCGCGCCAGGCGCTCGgcgctgcagctgcaggggcgAGCGGCGTCCCCGAGGAGGCCGTGCCAGGCGTGGAGGCAGGCCCTCGGCCTGGCGTCCTCAGCAGCGCTGATGTGCGCCGGGGTCTCCCTGCCTTTTGCCTTGTTTCAGTACTATGCCTACCTGAGGTTCTGCGAGCCCGGCGCGGCTCCGGGCCAGCCCGTTCCCGAGCCGCTGCTGCAGATGGCGCGGGACAAGGGCTATCGTGTGGCGGGCGTGGGTGCGGATAAACCCCCCTGGTGCTCCCAGCGCTTCCCTCTGGTCTATTCCTATATCCAGGACGCTTACTGGAACGTGGGCTTTCTGAGGTACTTTGAGCTCAGACAGATCCCAAATTTCCTGCTTGCTCTGCCCGTCACCCTTCTGTGCTCATGGGCTGCCTGGACCTACGCCAGCACAAACCCCCGGCACTGCCTGACTCTTGGTCTAGAGAGGAGCAAGAGTGAAGAGAGGGGAAAGGCGAGGGATGGATTTTGTGGCCCTGCTGTCTTCGTGTACGTGGTCCACAGCACGGCCCTGCTGGCGTTCGGGTTCTTCTGCATGCACGTGCAG GTGCTGACCCGGTTCCTTGgctcctcctctcccatcctGTACTGGTTCTCAGCTCACCTGCTTTTGGAACACGAACCTTTACTCTGGAGCACAGGGACTGATAATCCAACCTCTGGGAAGCGTCCTCTGGGTGGATCTCACAGTTCCTGTGGGAAAGGGACCTCGGACAACCCCGTTGTGCGGCTGCTGCTGAACTGGCGATCGATTACCCCCCTCAGCAAGAGCATCCTGGGCTTCTTCCTGGGCtactggctgctggggctgatcCTGCACTGCAACTTCCTCCCGTGGACGTAg
- the ZDHHC18 gene encoding palmitoyltransferase ZDHHC18 isoform X1 gives MKDCEYRQIPPGAAATPGPGGSAGAAAPRAGAARRPRRKWEVFPGRNRFFCGGRLMLARHSGVFALTLGLILATSGLFFAFDCPFLASHLTLAIPIIAAVLFFFVISCLLQTSFRDPGILPRATPSEAADLEKRIDSMGSSTYRPPARTMEVVINKYVVKLKYCYTCKMFRPPRTSHCGVCDNCVERFDHHCPWVGNCVGKRNYRYFYAFILSLSFLTAFIFACVVTHLTLRSQRDGFLATLKTTPASVLELVICFFSVWSILGLSGFHTYLVASNLTTNEDIKGSWSNKRGSEFANPYSHKSILTNCCAVLCGPFYPSLIDRRGFIQPDVGTPSSPKSEIPSLGAKTDTSMEDACQDFAISCTA, from the exons ATGAAGGACTGCGAGTACCGGCAGATCccgcccggggcggcggcgaCCCCGGGCCCGGGCGGGtcggcgggcgcggcggccccgcgggccGGAGCGGCGCGGCGGCCCCGCAGGAAGTGGGAGGTGTTCCCGGGCCGCAACCGCTTCTTCTGCGGCGGCCGCCTCATGCTGGCGCGGCACAGCGGCGTCTTCGCCCTCACGCTCGGCCTCATCCTGGCCACCAGCGGCCTCTTCTTCGCCTTCGA CTGTCCCTTCCTTGCCAGTCACCTGACCCTGGCCATCCCCATCATCGCTGCCGTCCTCTTCTTCTTTGTCatcagctgcctgctccagacGAGCTTCAGAGACCCAGGAATcctgcccagagccaccccCAGCGAGGCTGCAGACCTGGAGAAGCGAATTG ACAGCATGGGCAGCTCCACGTACCGTCCCCCAGCCCGCACCATGGAGGTGGTGATCAACAAGTACGTGGTGAAGCTCAAGTACTGCTACACCTGCAAGATGTTCCGGCCGCCGCGCACCTCCCACTGCGGCGTCTGCGACAACTGCGTGG AGAGATTCGATCACCACTGCCCCTGGGTGGGCAACTGCGTGGGCAAGCGCAACTACCGCTACTTCTACGCCttcatcctgtccctgtccttcctcACCGCCTTCATCTTCGCCTGCGTCGTCACCCACCTCACCCTGC gCTCTCAGAGGGACGGGTTCCTGGCCACTCTGAAGACAACCCCTGCGAG tgtgctggagctggtgatttgttttttctcagtctGGTCCATTCTGGGCCTCTCAGGTTTTCACACTTACTTAGTCGCCTCCAACCTGACGACGAACGAAGAT ATCAAAGGGTCCTGGTCGAACAAGAGGGGCTCGGAGTTTGCCAATCCCTACAGCCATAAAAGCATCCTCACAaactgctgtgcagtgctgtgtgggCCGTTCTATCCCAG TTTGATAGACAGAAGAGGATTTATCCAGCCAGATGTTGGGACCCCGTCCAGTCCCAAGAGTGAAATCCCTTCCCTTGGAGCCAAAACTGACACCAGCATG